A genome region from Prionailurus viverrinus isolate Anna chromosome A3, UM_Priviv_1.0, whole genome shotgun sequence includes the following:
- the CEP68 gene encoding centrosomal protein of 68 kDa isoform X3, whose protein sequence is MALGEEKAEVEAPTDTKALSYGQWSCREQEVDTPGLTSGEQEQPPHLEAEGGLASPVWGTEGLPAPACCDRAGRSPSGAYQPQANNTRREPVAGRSKPALGCLLPSAGPGTGDLLHSVESQMEETRLSASEELPQTLTVPRATGLCSGHDADTEDDPSPVESPRALDLSQQPHSSGFPFPTRWRSVVSQGTAVPQFSSRSVSASSPGSSLQGHQEKAEPQSCSIAKVSSSLELAMPHSAPSVGSGPRLQWSPQPASSGVDAPGLGRRRLSFQAEYWACVLPDSLPPSPDRHSPLWNPNKEYEDLLDYTYPLRPKPHLPKHLDSHVLADPVLQDSGVDLDSFSVSPSSTLKSPTNGSQNCPSAEASALPFSRPGDPSLKRWSSGIPQKQGSVGLASCNQLTSTPRAPGGRDAPWESREPAPRGVKAWLGYVGKHPEAGSPQQRTWERGWPLPRTEREKGASQGVWHPACTESGWKPEEEVESDDEYLALPARLTQVSSLVSHLGSIPTLVTLPTGAAEGQTSLDVSDSDGPASLPSDSSQSQLPSEAALRGSRGPEGQNHRLLCSFIHARGSAGEGGLGNSQALGVSSGPLRAHSSLPAVWDRHAFLDLDAAGQPPGKGEPGKESLVQCVKTFCCQLEELIRWLYNIADVTDHLIPSKSNLTGLKSSLQLYRKGEILLQCLLDNTPVLKDVLGRISKQPSELESHADRLYDAILASLDMLAGCTLIPDTPVAHRSTDVKGISLVSRQPERRKRVHWTPVPGEGTELLL, encoded by the exons CACCACACCTGGAAGCTGAGGGCGGGCTTGCATCCCCGGTGTGGGGAACAGAGGGGCTACCTGCCCCTGCCTGCTGTGACAGGGCTGGCCGCAGCCCCTCTGGAGCCTACCAGCCACAGGCCAACAACACCAGAAGGGAGCCAGTAGCTGGTAGATCTAAGCCTGCTCTTGGTTGCCTGCTTCCTTCTGCTGGCCCGGGGACTGGAGACCTTTTGCACTCTGTGGAAAGCCAG ATGGAGGAGACCAGGCTTTCTGCCTCAGAGGAGCTACCTCAGACTCTTACTGTTCCCAGAGCCACAGGTCTCTGCTCAGGACATGATGCTGATACCGAAGATGACCCGTCCCCAGTTGAGTCGCCACGGGCGCTGGACCTCAGCCAGCAGCCTCACAGCTCAGGTTTCCCTTTCCCGACAAGATGGAGGTCTGTGGTGAGCCAAGGGACTGCTGTTCCTCAGTTCTCCAGCCGCAgcgtctctgcctcctccccggGCAGCAGTCTCCAGGGTCACCAGGAGAAGGCGGAACCTCAGAGTTGCTCCATTGCCAAGGTCTCATCCTCCCTGGAGCTGGCCATGCCCCACTCAGCCCCCTCTGTGGGGTCAGGGCCACGGCTCCAGTGGTCACCACAGCCTGCGTCCTCTGGGGTTGATGCTCCTGGGCTGGGCAGGAGGCGCCTCTCCTTCCAGGCCGAGTACTGGGCCTGTGTGCTTCCAGACTCCTTACCTCCTTCCCCTGACCGCCACTCCCCACTCTGGAACCCGAATAAAGAGTACGAAGACCTGCTGGACTATACTTACCCACTCAGGCCCAAGCCTCACCTCCCAAAGCACCTTGACAGCCACGTGCTGGCTGACCCTGTGCTGCAGGACTCAGGTGTAGACCTGGATAGCTTTTCTGTTTCCCCCTCGAGCACCCTGAAGTCACCCACTAATGGCTCCCAGAATTGCCCATCAGCAGAGGCCTCTGCCCTGCCATTCTCTAGGCCCGGAGATCCAAGCCTTAAGCGGTGGTCCTCTGGCATACCCCAGAAGCAGGGCAGTGTGGGGTTGGCGTCTTGTAACCAGCTCACATCTACCCCCAGAGCCCCGGGGGGTAGGGATGCTCCTTGGGAGAGCAGAGAGCCAGCCCCGAGGGGTGTGAAGGCCTGGCTTGGGTACGTGGGCAAGCACCCTGAGGCGGGCTCTCCCCAGCAGAGGACATGGGAGAGAGGGTGGCCCTTGcccaggacagagagagagaagggagccagCCAGGGTGTCTGGCATCCTGCCTGCACAGAATCTGGATGGAAACCAGAAGAGGAGGTGGAAAGTGATGACGAGTATCTTGCCCTGCCCGCTCGGCTGACGCAGGTTTCTAGTCTGGTTTCACATCTAGGTTCCATCCCCACCTTGGTAACCCTGCCCACGGGGGCTGCCGAAGGGCAGACCTCCCTCGACGTGTCAGACAGCGATGGGCCAGCTTCCCTCCCGTCGGACTCTAGCCAAAGCCAGCTTCCTTCTGAGGCTGCCCTCAGAGGGTCCAGGGGCCCTGAGGGCCAGAACCACCGTTTGCTCTGCTCCTTCATCCATGCAAGGGGCTCTGCAGGGGAAGGCGGTCTGGGGAACAGCCAGGCCCTGGGAGTCTCCTCTGGACCCCTGAGAGCACACTCTTCTTTGCCAGCTGTGTGGGATCGGCATGCGTTCTTAGACCTAGATGCTGCAGGGCAGCCTCCTGGGAAAGGAGAGCCCGGAAAAGAATCACTCGTGCAGTGTGTGAAG ACATTCTGCTGTCAGCTGGAAGAGCTGATCCGCTGGCTGTATAACATAGCAGATGTCACCGACCACCTGATTCCATCCAAGTCCAATCTTACAGGTCTCAAGTCTTCTCTGCAGCTTTACCGG AAAGGGGAGATTCTTCTTCAGTGCCTGTTGGATAACACCCCAG TGTTAAAGGATGTCCTCGGGAGGATCTCGAAGCAGCCCAGTGAGCTGGAGAGCCATGCAGATCGCCTGTATGATGCCATCTTAGCTTCCCTGGACATGCTGGCTGGCTGCACCCTCATCCCTGACACACCAGTGGCACACAGGAGCACCGACGTGAAGGGGATTAGTCTGGTGAGTAGGCAACCCGAGAGAAGAAAACGTGTCCACTGGACCCCAGTGCCAGGTGAGGGTACAGAGCTCCTGCTCTAA
- the CEP68 gene encoding centrosomal protein of 68 kDa isoform X4, which produces MEETRLSASEELPQTLTVPRATGLCSGHDADTEDDPSPVESPRALDLSQQPHSSGFPFPTRWRSVVSQGTAVPQFSSRSVSASSPGSSLQGHQEKAEPQSCSIAKVSSSLELAMPHSAPSVGSGPRLQWSPQPASSGVDAPGLGRRRLSFQAEYWACVLPDSLPPSPDRHSPLWNPNKEYEDLLDYTYPLRPKPHLPKHLDSHVLADPVLQDSGVDLDSFSVSPSSTLKSPTNGSQNCPSAEASALPFSRPGDPSLKRWSSGIPQKQGSVGLASCNQLTSTPRAPGGRDAPWESREPAPRGVKAWLGYVGKHPEAGSPQQRTWERGWPLPRTEREKGASQGVWHPACTESGWKPEEEVESDDEYLALPARLTQVSSLVSHLGSIPTLVTLPTGAAEGQTSLDVSDSDGPASLPSDSSQSQLPSEAALRGSRGPEGQNHRLLCSFIHARGSAGEGGLGNSQALGVSSGPLRAHSSLPAVWDRHAFLDLDAAGQPPGKGEPGKESLVQCVKTFCCQLEELIRWLYNIADVTDHLIPSKSNLTGLKSSLQLYRQFKKDIDEHQSLTESVLQKGEILLQCLLDNTPVLKDVLGRISKQPSELESHADRLYDAILASLDMLAGCTLIPDTPVAHRSTDVKGISLVSRQPERRKRVHWTPVPGEGTELLL; this is translated from the exons ATGGAGGAGACCAGGCTTTCTGCCTCAGAGGAGCTACCTCAGACTCTTACTGTTCCCAGAGCCACAGGTCTCTGCTCAGGACATGATGCTGATACCGAAGATGACCCGTCCCCAGTTGAGTCGCCACGGGCGCTGGACCTCAGCCAGCAGCCTCACAGCTCAGGTTTCCCTTTCCCGACAAGATGGAGGTCTGTGGTGAGCCAAGGGACTGCTGTTCCTCAGTTCTCCAGCCGCAgcgtctctgcctcctccccggGCAGCAGTCTCCAGGGTCACCAGGAGAAGGCGGAACCTCAGAGTTGCTCCATTGCCAAGGTCTCATCCTCCCTGGAGCTGGCCATGCCCCACTCAGCCCCCTCTGTGGGGTCAGGGCCACGGCTCCAGTGGTCACCACAGCCTGCGTCCTCTGGGGTTGATGCTCCTGGGCTGGGCAGGAGGCGCCTCTCCTTCCAGGCCGAGTACTGGGCCTGTGTGCTTCCAGACTCCTTACCTCCTTCCCCTGACCGCCACTCCCCACTCTGGAACCCGAATAAAGAGTACGAAGACCTGCTGGACTATACTTACCCACTCAGGCCCAAGCCTCACCTCCCAAAGCACCTTGACAGCCACGTGCTGGCTGACCCTGTGCTGCAGGACTCAGGTGTAGACCTGGATAGCTTTTCTGTTTCCCCCTCGAGCACCCTGAAGTCACCCACTAATGGCTCCCAGAATTGCCCATCAGCAGAGGCCTCTGCCCTGCCATTCTCTAGGCCCGGAGATCCAAGCCTTAAGCGGTGGTCCTCTGGCATACCCCAGAAGCAGGGCAGTGTGGGGTTGGCGTCTTGTAACCAGCTCACATCTACCCCCAGAGCCCCGGGGGGTAGGGATGCTCCTTGGGAGAGCAGAGAGCCAGCCCCGAGGGGTGTGAAGGCCTGGCTTGGGTACGTGGGCAAGCACCCTGAGGCGGGCTCTCCCCAGCAGAGGACATGGGAGAGAGGGTGGCCCTTGcccaggacagagagagagaagggagccagCCAGGGTGTCTGGCATCCTGCCTGCACAGAATCTGGATGGAAACCAGAAGAGGAGGTGGAAAGTGATGACGAGTATCTTGCCCTGCCCGCTCGGCTGACGCAGGTTTCTAGTCTGGTTTCACATCTAGGTTCCATCCCCACCTTGGTAACCCTGCCCACGGGGGCTGCCGAAGGGCAGACCTCCCTCGACGTGTCAGACAGCGATGGGCCAGCTTCCCTCCCGTCGGACTCTAGCCAAAGCCAGCTTCCTTCTGAGGCTGCCCTCAGAGGGTCCAGGGGCCCTGAGGGCCAGAACCACCGTTTGCTCTGCTCCTTCATCCATGCAAGGGGCTCTGCAGGGGAAGGCGGTCTGGGGAACAGCCAGGCCCTGGGAGTCTCCTCTGGACCCCTGAGAGCACACTCTTCTTTGCCAGCTGTGTGGGATCGGCATGCGTTCTTAGACCTAGATGCTGCAGGGCAGCCTCCTGGGAAAGGAGAGCCCGGAAAAGAATCACTCGTGCAGTGTGTGAAG ACATTCTGCTGTCAGCTGGAAGAGCTGATCCGCTGGCTGTATAACATAGCAGATGTCACCGACCACCTGATTCCATCCAAGTCCAATCTTACAGGTCTCAAGTCTTCTCTGCAGCTTTACCGG CAATTTAAGAAAGATATAGATGAACACCAGTCCCTGACTGAGAGTGTCTTACAGAAAGGGGAGATTCTTCTTCAGTGCCTGTTGGATAACACCCCAG TGTTAAAGGATGTCCTCGGGAGGATCTCGAAGCAGCCCAGTGAGCTGGAGAGCCATGCAGATCGCCTGTATGATGCCATCTTAGCTTCCCTGGACATGCTGGCTGGCTGCACCCTCATCCCTGACACACCAGTGGCACACAGGAGCACCGACGTGAAGGGGATTAGTCTGGTGAGTAGGCAACCCGAGAGAAGAAAACGTGTCCACTGGACCCCAGTGCCAGGTGAGGGTACAGAGCTCCTGCTCTAA
- the CEP68 gene encoding centrosomal protein of 68 kDa isoform X1: protein MALGEEKAEVEAPTDTKALSYGQWSCREQEVDTPGLTSGEQEQPPHLEAEGGLASPVWGTEGLPAPACCDRAGRSPSGAYQPQANNTRREPVAGRSKPALGCLLPSAGPGTGDLLHSVESQMEETRLSASEELPQTLTVPRATGLCSGHDADTEDDPSPVESPRALDLSQQPHSSGFPFPTRWRSVVSQGTAVPQFSSRSVSASSPGSSLQGHQEKAEPQSCSIAKVSSSLELAMPHSAPSVGSGPRLQWSPQPASSGVDAPGLGRRRLSFQAEYWACVLPDSLPPSPDRHSPLWNPNKEYEDLLDYTYPLRPKPHLPKHLDSHVLADPVLQDSGVDLDSFSVSPSSTLKSPTNGSQNCPSAEASALPFSRPGDPSLKRWSSGIPQKQGSVGLASCNQLTSTPRAPGGRDAPWESREPAPRGVKAWLGYVGKHPEAGSPQQRTWERGWPLPRTEREKGASQGVWHPACTESGWKPEEEVESDDEYLALPARLTQVSSLVSHLGSIPTLVTLPTGAAEGQTSLDVSDSDGPASLPSDSSQSQLPSEAALRGSRGPEGQNHRLLCSFIHARGSAGEGGLGNSQALGVSSGPLRAHSSLPAVWDRHAFLDLDAAGQPPGKGEPGKESLVQCVKTFCCQLEELIRWLYNIADVTDHLIPSKSNLTGLKSSLQLYRQFKKDIDEHQSLTESVLQKGEILLQCLLDNTPVLKDVLGRISKQPSELESHADRLYDAILASLDMLAGCTLIPDTPVAHRSTDVKGISLVSRQPERRKRVHWTPVPGEGTELLL, encoded by the exons CACCACACCTGGAAGCTGAGGGCGGGCTTGCATCCCCGGTGTGGGGAACAGAGGGGCTACCTGCCCCTGCCTGCTGTGACAGGGCTGGCCGCAGCCCCTCTGGAGCCTACCAGCCACAGGCCAACAACACCAGAAGGGAGCCAGTAGCTGGTAGATCTAAGCCTGCTCTTGGTTGCCTGCTTCCTTCTGCTGGCCCGGGGACTGGAGACCTTTTGCACTCTGTGGAAAGCCAG ATGGAGGAGACCAGGCTTTCTGCCTCAGAGGAGCTACCTCAGACTCTTACTGTTCCCAGAGCCACAGGTCTCTGCTCAGGACATGATGCTGATACCGAAGATGACCCGTCCCCAGTTGAGTCGCCACGGGCGCTGGACCTCAGCCAGCAGCCTCACAGCTCAGGTTTCCCTTTCCCGACAAGATGGAGGTCTGTGGTGAGCCAAGGGACTGCTGTTCCTCAGTTCTCCAGCCGCAgcgtctctgcctcctccccggGCAGCAGTCTCCAGGGTCACCAGGAGAAGGCGGAACCTCAGAGTTGCTCCATTGCCAAGGTCTCATCCTCCCTGGAGCTGGCCATGCCCCACTCAGCCCCCTCTGTGGGGTCAGGGCCACGGCTCCAGTGGTCACCACAGCCTGCGTCCTCTGGGGTTGATGCTCCTGGGCTGGGCAGGAGGCGCCTCTCCTTCCAGGCCGAGTACTGGGCCTGTGTGCTTCCAGACTCCTTACCTCCTTCCCCTGACCGCCACTCCCCACTCTGGAACCCGAATAAAGAGTACGAAGACCTGCTGGACTATACTTACCCACTCAGGCCCAAGCCTCACCTCCCAAAGCACCTTGACAGCCACGTGCTGGCTGACCCTGTGCTGCAGGACTCAGGTGTAGACCTGGATAGCTTTTCTGTTTCCCCCTCGAGCACCCTGAAGTCACCCACTAATGGCTCCCAGAATTGCCCATCAGCAGAGGCCTCTGCCCTGCCATTCTCTAGGCCCGGAGATCCAAGCCTTAAGCGGTGGTCCTCTGGCATACCCCAGAAGCAGGGCAGTGTGGGGTTGGCGTCTTGTAACCAGCTCACATCTACCCCCAGAGCCCCGGGGGGTAGGGATGCTCCTTGGGAGAGCAGAGAGCCAGCCCCGAGGGGTGTGAAGGCCTGGCTTGGGTACGTGGGCAAGCACCCTGAGGCGGGCTCTCCCCAGCAGAGGACATGGGAGAGAGGGTGGCCCTTGcccaggacagagagagagaagggagccagCCAGGGTGTCTGGCATCCTGCCTGCACAGAATCTGGATGGAAACCAGAAGAGGAGGTGGAAAGTGATGACGAGTATCTTGCCCTGCCCGCTCGGCTGACGCAGGTTTCTAGTCTGGTTTCACATCTAGGTTCCATCCCCACCTTGGTAACCCTGCCCACGGGGGCTGCCGAAGGGCAGACCTCCCTCGACGTGTCAGACAGCGATGGGCCAGCTTCCCTCCCGTCGGACTCTAGCCAAAGCCAGCTTCCTTCTGAGGCTGCCCTCAGAGGGTCCAGGGGCCCTGAGGGCCAGAACCACCGTTTGCTCTGCTCCTTCATCCATGCAAGGGGCTCTGCAGGGGAAGGCGGTCTGGGGAACAGCCAGGCCCTGGGAGTCTCCTCTGGACCCCTGAGAGCACACTCTTCTTTGCCAGCTGTGTGGGATCGGCATGCGTTCTTAGACCTAGATGCTGCAGGGCAGCCTCCTGGGAAAGGAGAGCCCGGAAAAGAATCACTCGTGCAGTGTGTGAAG ACATTCTGCTGTCAGCTGGAAGAGCTGATCCGCTGGCTGTATAACATAGCAGATGTCACCGACCACCTGATTCCATCCAAGTCCAATCTTACAGGTCTCAAGTCTTCTCTGCAGCTTTACCGG CAATTTAAGAAAGATATAGATGAACACCAGTCCCTGACTGAGAGTGTCTTACAGAAAGGGGAGATTCTTCTTCAGTGCCTGTTGGATAACACCCCAG TGTTAAAGGATGTCCTCGGGAGGATCTCGAAGCAGCCCAGTGAGCTGGAGAGCCATGCAGATCGCCTGTATGATGCCATCTTAGCTTCCCTGGACATGCTGGCTGGCTGCACCCTCATCCCTGACACACCAGTGGCACACAGGAGCACCGACGTGAAGGGGATTAGTCTGGTGAGTAGGCAACCCGAGAGAAGAAAACGTGTCCACTGGACCCCAGTGCCAGGTGAGGGTACAGAGCTCCTGCTCTAA
- the CEP68 gene encoding centrosomal protein of 68 kDa isoform X2, whose amino-acid sequence MALGEEKAEVEAPTDTKALSYGQWSCREQEVDTPGLTSGEQEQPPHLEAEGGLASPVWGTEGLPAPACCDRAGRSPSGAYQPQANNTRREPVAGRSKPALGCLLPSAGPGTGDLLHSVESQMEETRLSASEELPQTLTVPRATGLCSGHDADTEDDPSPVESPRALDLSQQPHSSGFPFPTRWRSVVSQGTAVPQFSSRSVSASSPGSSLQGHQEKAEPQSCSIAKVSSSLELAMPHSAPSVGSGPRLQWSPQPASSGVDAPGLGRRRLSFQAEYWACVLPDSLPPSPDRHSPLWNPNKEYEDLLDYTYPLRPKPHLPKHLDSHVLADPVLQDSGVDLDSFSVSPSSTLKSPTNGSQNCPSAEASALPFSRPGDPSLKRWSSGIPQKQGSVGLASCNQLTSTPRAPGGRDAPWESREPAPRGVKAWLGYVGKHPEAGSPQQRTWERGWPLPRTEREKGASQGVWHPACTESGWKPEEEVESDDEYLALPARLTQVSSLVSHLGSIPTLVTLPTGAAEGQTSLDVSDSDGPASLPSDSSQSQLPSEAALRGSRGPEGQNHRLLCSFIHARGSAGEGGLGNSQALGVSSGPLRAHSSLPAVWDRHAFLDLDAAGQPPGKGEPGKESLVQCVKTFCCQLEELIRWLYNIADVTDHLIPSKSNLTGLKSSLQLYRQFKKDIDEHQSLTESVLQKGEILLQCLLDNTPVLKDVLGRISKQPSELESHADRLYDAILASLDMLAGCTLIPDTPVAHRSTDVKGISLASSKAEM is encoded by the exons CACCACACCTGGAAGCTGAGGGCGGGCTTGCATCCCCGGTGTGGGGAACAGAGGGGCTACCTGCCCCTGCCTGCTGTGACAGGGCTGGCCGCAGCCCCTCTGGAGCCTACCAGCCACAGGCCAACAACACCAGAAGGGAGCCAGTAGCTGGTAGATCTAAGCCTGCTCTTGGTTGCCTGCTTCCTTCTGCTGGCCCGGGGACTGGAGACCTTTTGCACTCTGTGGAAAGCCAG ATGGAGGAGACCAGGCTTTCTGCCTCAGAGGAGCTACCTCAGACTCTTACTGTTCCCAGAGCCACAGGTCTCTGCTCAGGACATGATGCTGATACCGAAGATGACCCGTCCCCAGTTGAGTCGCCACGGGCGCTGGACCTCAGCCAGCAGCCTCACAGCTCAGGTTTCCCTTTCCCGACAAGATGGAGGTCTGTGGTGAGCCAAGGGACTGCTGTTCCTCAGTTCTCCAGCCGCAgcgtctctgcctcctccccggGCAGCAGTCTCCAGGGTCACCAGGAGAAGGCGGAACCTCAGAGTTGCTCCATTGCCAAGGTCTCATCCTCCCTGGAGCTGGCCATGCCCCACTCAGCCCCCTCTGTGGGGTCAGGGCCACGGCTCCAGTGGTCACCACAGCCTGCGTCCTCTGGGGTTGATGCTCCTGGGCTGGGCAGGAGGCGCCTCTCCTTCCAGGCCGAGTACTGGGCCTGTGTGCTTCCAGACTCCTTACCTCCTTCCCCTGACCGCCACTCCCCACTCTGGAACCCGAATAAAGAGTACGAAGACCTGCTGGACTATACTTACCCACTCAGGCCCAAGCCTCACCTCCCAAAGCACCTTGACAGCCACGTGCTGGCTGACCCTGTGCTGCAGGACTCAGGTGTAGACCTGGATAGCTTTTCTGTTTCCCCCTCGAGCACCCTGAAGTCACCCACTAATGGCTCCCAGAATTGCCCATCAGCAGAGGCCTCTGCCCTGCCATTCTCTAGGCCCGGAGATCCAAGCCTTAAGCGGTGGTCCTCTGGCATACCCCAGAAGCAGGGCAGTGTGGGGTTGGCGTCTTGTAACCAGCTCACATCTACCCCCAGAGCCCCGGGGGGTAGGGATGCTCCTTGGGAGAGCAGAGAGCCAGCCCCGAGGGGTGTGAAGGCCTGGCTTGGGTACGTGGGCAAGCACCCTGAGGCGGGCTCTCCCCAGCAGAGGACATGGGAGAGAGGGTGGCCCTTGcccaggacagagagagagaagggagccagCCAGGGTGTCTGGCATCCTGCCTGCACAGAATCTGGATGGAAACCAGAAGAGGAGGTGGAAAGTGATGACGAGTATCTTGCCCTGCCCGCTCGGCTGACGCAGGTTTCTAGTCTGGTTTCACATCTAGGTTCCATCCCCACCTTGGTAACCCTGCCCACGGGGGCTGCCGAAGGGCAGACCTCCCTCGACGTGTCAGACAGCGATGGGCCAGCTTCCCTCCCGTCGGACTCTAGCCAAAGCCAGCTTCCTTCTGAGGCTGCCCTCAGAGGGTCCAGGGGCCCTGAGGGCCAGAACCACCGTTTGCTCTGCTCCTTCATCCATGCAAGGGGCTCTGCAGGGGAAGGCGGTCTGGGGAACAGCCAGGCCCTGGGAGTCTCCTCTGGACCCCTGAGAGCACACTCTTCTTTGCCAGCTGTGTGGGATCGGCATGCGTTCTTAGACCTAGATGCTGCAGGGCAGCCTCCTGGGAAAGGAGAGCCCGGAAAAGAATCACTCGTGCAGTGTGTGAAG ACATTCTGCTGTCAGCTGGAAGAGCTGATCCGCTGGCTGTATAACATAGCAGATGTCACCGACCACCTGATTCCATCCAAGTCCAATCTTACAGGTCTCAAGTCTTCTCTGCAGCTTTACCGG CAATTTAAGAAAGATATAGATGAACACCAGTCCCTGACTGAGAGTGTCTTACAGAAAGGGGAGATTCTTCTTCAGTGCCTGTTGGATAACACCCCAG TGTTAAAGGATGTCCTCGGGAGGATCTCGAAGCAGCCCAGTGAGCTGGAGAGCCATGCAGATCGCCTGTATGATGCCATCTTAGCTTCCCTGGACATGCTGGCTGGCTGCACCCTCATCCCTGACACACCAGTGGCACACAGGAGCACCGACGTGAAGGGGATTAGTCTG gcATCTTCTAAGGCAGAGATGTAA